One Methylocaldum marinum DNA window includes the following coding sequences:
- a CDS encoding relaxase/mobilization nuclease domain-containing protein gives MLVTGKERGDALQLAHYLLAMRDNDHVELHEVRGFVSDDLIEAFREADAIATGTRCTNHLFSISFNPPETERVSVKDFEAAIEKAESRLGLDGYARAIVFHEKNGRRHAHVVWSRIDPSQMKAINLPFYKTRLNEVSKELFLEHGWRLPDGYRDKTRRNPLNFTLAEWQQAGRCKQDLKALKMTFRECWSVSDNRASFAQALEEQGYVLACGERGHVAVDFHGEIYAISRQTGQKTKAVKEKLGDAKDLPSVDQAKELIASRMTDKLRGFIQDAEQQVDEQAREIEKRKAELKARQRATRRELNTRQEMRAQAEALARSKRFRTGIRGMWDWLSGKTRKIRKQNELEAAEAAVRDAAERDRMIAAQLSERRVLQQNLRTARREARQRSEQLRRDVAFYLGMREAAPDYDSDDRPKGRRSRKSPRHQLEPGR, from the coding sequence ATGCTCGTAACCGGGAAAGAACGGGGGGACGCTCTGCAACTGGCTCATTACCTGCTTGCCATGCGCGACAACGATCACGTCGAGCTGCATGAGGTGCGCGGGTTTGTCAGTGACGATCTGATTGAGGCTTTCCGGGAAGCTGATGCGATAGCAACCGGAACACGCTGCACCAACCATCTGTTCTCGATCAGCTTCAACCCGCCGGAAACCGAACGGGTCAGCGTCAAAGACTTTGAGGCCGCCATTGAGAAGGCAGAGTCCAGATTAGGTCTGGACGGGTATGCCCGCGCGATTGTTTTTCATGAGAAGAACGGCCGCCGCCATGCTCATGTCGTTTGGTCGCGGATTGATCCGTCACAGATGAAGGCCATCAACCTGCCCTTCTACAAGACCCGCCTGAACGAAGTCTCGAAGGAACTGTTCCTGGAACATGGCTGGCGGCTGCCGGACGGATACCGGGACAAGACCAGGCGCAATCCCCTGAACTTCACCCTGGCTGAGTGGCAGCAGGCGGGACGCTGCAAGCAAGACCTCAAAGCGTTGAAGATGACCTTCCGCGAATGCTGGTCGGTATCCGACAATCGCGCCTCGTTTGCGCAGGCACTGGAAGAACAGGGGTATGTTCTAGCCTGCGGGGAACGTGGTCATGTGGCCGTGGACTTTCACGGTGAGATTTACGCGATTTCACGGCAGACGGGGCAGAAGACGAAGGCCGTAAAAGAAAAACTGGGCGATGCAAAAGACCTCCCCTCGGTCGATCAGGCGAAAGAACTGATCGCCAGCCGCATGACGGACAAGCTGCGCGGCTTCATCCAGGATGCCGAACAACAGGTCGATGAACAGGCCCGCGAAATTGAGAAACGCAAGGCCGAACTGAAAGCCCGCCAACGCGCGACCCGCCGGGAACTGAACACCCGGCAGGAGATGCGGGCGCAGGCAGAAGCGCTTGCCCGCTCGAAGCGGTTCCGCACAGGCATACGCGGAATGTGGGACTGGTTGTCCGGCAAAACCCGCAAGATCAGGAAACAGAACGAACTGGAAGCCGCAGAAGCTGCTGTGCGCGATGCGGCGGAACGTGACCGCATGATTGCGGCACAGCTTTCAGAGCGCCGCGTCCTGCAACAAAACCTGCGAACGGCCAGACGCGAGGCGAGGCAACGCTCCGAACAGCTGCGCCGTGACGTGGCCTTCTATCTCGGCATGCGGGAGGCCGCACCGGACTATGACAGCGATGATCGGCCCAAGGGTCGGCGCTCGCGCAAATCTCCGCGCCATCAGCTGGAACCGGGGAGATAG
- a CDS encoding DNA methyltransferase → MEHTHDIICGDAASVLDRLEGGSVDLVLTDAPYLCNYRDRTGRSLKGDNSPDMVLAVFPHLYRVLKDHSYCLLFCGWNAIPQFSAAWQEAGFQTAGHIVWRKSYTSSARHLQYQHESAWLLRKGNPTPPDKPLADMQEWTYSGNRLHPTEKAVEVIAPLVRAFSKPGDVVLDPFLGSGTTAVAAALNGRQAIGIELEARYCELAKRRLAGVERFVQKKRRPAPEKIAA, encoded by the coding sequence ATGGAACACACACATGACATTATTTGCGGAGACGCGGCAAGCGTACTGGACAGGCTGGAAGGTGGCAGCGTTGATCTGGTGCTGACGGACGCACCGTATCTCTGCAACTACCGCGACCGGACAGGGCGGAGCCTGAAAGGTGACAACAGCCCGGACATGGTTCTGGCTGTCTTCCCGCATCTATACCGTGTGCTGAAAGATCACAGCTATTGCCTGCTGTTCTGCGGATGGAACGCGATTCCGCAGTTCTCCGCCGCGTGGCAGGAGGCCGGATTCCAGACGGCGGGACATATCGTCTGGCGCAAGTCCTACACCTCAAGCGCCCGGCATCTGCAATATCAGCATGAAAGTGCATGGTTGCTGCGCAAGGGCAACCCGACACCGCCGGACAAGCCGCTGGCCGACATGCAGGAATGGACCTATAGCGGCAACCGCCTGCATCCGACTGAAAAGGCCGTGGAGGTCATCGCCCCACTTGTACGGGCGTTCTCAAAGCCCGGTGACGTGGTGCTGGACCCGTTTCTGGGGTCCGGGACAACCGCCGTCGCTGCCGCACTGAACGGCAGACAGGCCATCGGTATCGAACTTGAGGCCCGCTATTGCGAACTGGCAAAGCGCCGCCTGGCAGGTGTGGAGCGCTTTGTTCAGAAGAAGCGCAGGCCCGCACCCGAAAAAATTGCTGCCTGA
- the mltF gene encoding membrane-bound lytic murein transglycosylase MltF, which yields MIRFLVYLFLTASVSGCAQETSRPLPQLKRIKQAGELRVVTRYGPSTYYESINGAVGLEHDLAELFAKRLDVKVRFIVADSAKQAIQTLDEGRADVAAAGLLVDAVRKRKLRFAPPYRVLTEQILYSSSRPRPATITDLADGVLEVSAGSSHINTLKGLRRSHRNLNWQVNFDHDVHELLFLVSEGLVDYTVANSDQALIMRRYYPKLQVAFDIGKTRELAWALPMSEDASLYDETARFFREIKENRTLDQVIDRYYGHAEAFDVALDRSLRRDFRTRLPKFRPLFVQAGRQYGIDWRLLAAIAYQESKWHSTAVSAEGVRGMMMLTGVTAKQLKVTDRFDPAQSIRGGASYLRQTLANMPPEIEDPDRTWLALAAYNLGYGHIADARKLVAARGGDPDKWIEIKKVLPLLGKPYWYRKTKYGKARGRVAVHYVNSIRRYYDLLVWLTEENKDGTMAMGPERSRAEGV from the coding sequence TTGATCCGTTTCCTCGTTTATCTTTTCCTCACGGCTTCTGTTTCGGGATGTGCTCAGGAAACGTCCCGGCCCCTCCCCCAACTGAAACGGATCAAACAAGCCGGTGAACTGCGGGTCGTCACCCGGTACGGGCCGTCGACCTACTATGAAAGCATCAACGGTGCGGTCGGTCTCGAGCACGATTTAGCGGAACTCTTCGCCAAACGGCTCGACGTCAAAGTCAGGTTTATCGTGGCGGATTCGGCTAAACAGGCCATCCAGACCCTCGACGAGGGACGGGCGGACGTTGCGGCAGCCGGACTGCTCGTCGATGCAGTAAGGAAAAGGAAGTTGCGCTTCGCACCGCCTTACCGTGTTCTTACCGAGCAAATCTTATACAGCAGTAGCCGTCCGCGGCCGGCCACCATTACCGATTTGGCCGACGGCGTGCTGGAAGTTTCCGCCGGTTCGAGCCATATCAATACGCTCAAAGGTCTGAGGCGCAGCCATCGAAACCTTAATTGGCAAGTCAACTTCGATCACGATGTTCACGAACTTCTGTTTCTGGTTAGCGAAGGATTGGTCGATTACACCGTTGCCAATTCGGATCAGGCATTGATCATGCGGCGTTACTATCCAAAGCTGCAAGTCGCCTTCGATATCGGCAAAACCCGGGAACTAGCCTGGGCTTTGCCCATGTCCGAGGATGCCAGCCTGTACGACGAAACCGCCCGGTTTTTTCGGGAAATCAAGGAAAACAGGACGCTGGATCAGGTGATCGATCGTTATTACGGACATGCGGAAGCGTTCGACGTCGCTTTGGACAGATCTCTGCGTCGCGATTTTCGCACCCGCCTACCCAAATTCAGGCCCTTGTTCGTGCAGGCCGGGAGACAGTACGGTATCGATTGGCGACTTTTGGCTGCTATCGCTTATCAGGAGTCGAAGTGGCACAGCACGGCGGTTTCCGCCGAAGGTGTGCGCGGTATGATGATGTTGACCGGCGTCACCGCCAAACAGTTGAAAGTAACCGATCGGTTCGACCCGGCCCAAAGTATCCGGGGCGGAGCGTCTTATCTTCGGCAGACCCTGGCCAATATGCCGCCTGAAATAGAGGATCCGGATCGTACCTGGCTTGCGTTGGCGGCGTACAACCTCGGTTATGGCCACATTGCGGACGCTAGAAAGCTGGTCGCTGCCCGCGGCGGTGATCCGGACAAATGGATCGAAATCAAGAAAGTTTTGCCGCTGCTCGGCAAGCCGTATTGGTATCGTAAAACCAAATACGGAAAAGCTCGCGGACGGGTTGCGGTCCACTACGTGAACAGTATACGCCGTTACTATGATCTTCTTGTCTGGCTTACCGAAGAAAATAAGGACGGCACAATGGCCATGGGGCCGGAGAGATCTCGGGCGGAGGGCGTTTAA
- a CDS encoding type II toxin-antitoxin system TacA family antitoxin, whose amino-acid sequence MSAATTPYERIDLRISPEIKALIVRAAATAGVSVSAFLLDAAQERAKQVLSRAELMTLSPRDREAFFTALDHTDKPRPKLSAA is encoded by the coding sequence ATGTCTGCTGCGACCACACCCTACGAGCGCATTGACCTCAGGATCTCGCCCGAAATCAAGGCACTGATCGTTCGCGCCGCAGCCACGGCCGGCGTTTCCGTGAGTGCCTTTCTACTGGACGCCGCGCAGGAGCGCGCCAAACAAGTTCTCAGCAGGGCGGAATTGATGACGCTGTCGCCGCGTGACAGGGAGGCTTTCTTTACCGCGTTGGACCATACCGACAAGCCCCGCCCGAAATTGTCGGCCGCCTAA
- a CDS encoding TIGR03747 family integrating conjugative element membrane protein, which produces MAESRPGPATIKPPGLGGRLLIGLLGFAFWLVLGLIGNILFEWVCIGYFWPEEGPKRSRAMLAEELRYLREDFTESLWVDPPVEFAVRLAGQLHGSLYQKTGIEAWVNRAEVKKPPAQESFFQQQRSNFARGAKRYLHAAMIATQVYAVRVAVLILAVPIFGLLGLVGLVDGMVQRDLRRWGGGREHGQVYHLAKRGIGPSLALPWIIYLAWPTTVHPNAVIVPFAVMFAVVLMVSSATFKKYL; this is translated from the coding sequence ATGGCTGAATCCCGTCCGGGGCCAGCGACCATAAAGCCGCCGGGGCTTGGGGGACGGCTTCTGATCGGGCTATTAGGCTTCGCGTTCTGGCTGGTCCTGGGGCTGATCGGAAACATCCTCTTCGAATGGGTCTGCATCGGCTACTTCTGGCCCGAGGAAGGTCCCAAGCGCAGCCGGGCCATGCTGGCGGAGGAATTGCGCTATCTGCGGGAGGATTTCACCGAGAGCCTATGGGTCGACCCACCGGTCGAATTCGCGGTACGGCTAGCCGGGCAACTGCACGGAAGTCTCTATCAAAAGACCGGAATCGAAGCTTGGGTGAACCGGGCCGAGGTAAAAAAACCGCCGGCTCAAGAATCCTTTTTTCAGCAACAGCGATCGAACTTCGCCCGGGGCGCGAAGCGGTACCTTCACGCCGCGATGATCGCCACGCAAGTCTACGCCGTCCGCGTGGCGGTGCTGATTCTGGCCGTGCCGATCTTCGGATTGCTGGGGCTGGTCGGACTCGTCGACGGCATGGTCCAGCGCGACCTTCGCCGCTGGGGTGGTGGGCGGGAGCACGGGCAGGTCTATCATCTAGCAAAACGCGGCATCGGTCCGTCCTTGGCGCTGCCCTGGATCATTTATCTCGCTTGGCCCACGACGGTTCACCCGAACGCCGTCATTGTTCCGTTTGCGGTTATGTTCGCTGTTGTCCTGATGGTGAGTTCGGCGACTTTTAAAAAATATCTCTGA
- a CDS encoding tyrosine-type recombinase/integrase: MTSDHFGRFVGSMPLNRLRNSNHPKAGSTTKVEPIRDLAAIAAIKENLSPRPRDLCLFTLGINTAYRANELLSIRVGQVAHLIAGDTLDLMQSKNQRHRMITLNGTAASAIQDWLKKHPDLEDAAPLFPSQRTRKALTVSPDAGRESRCLLGRGISGKMLRERWGKSP, from the coding sequence TTGACATCGGACCATTTCGGGCGCTTTGTCGGCTCTATGCCGTTGAACAGACTCCGAAATTCCAATCATCCGAAAGCGGGTTCGACCACGAAGGTGGAACCGATCCGCGATCTTGCGGCGATTGCCGCGATCAAGGAAAATTTATCGCCCCGCCCGCGTGACCTGTGCCTGTTCACGCTCGGCATCAACACCGCCTACCGCGCCAATGAACTGCTCTCTATCCGCGTCGGACAGGTCGCGCATTTGATCGCAGGCGACACGCTCGACCTCATGCAGTCGAAAAACCAGCGGCACCGGATGATCACGCTGAACGGGACGGCGGCAAGCGCCATCCAGGATTGGTTGAAGAAGCACCCTGATCTAGAAGATGCTGCGCCGCTCTTTCCGTCACAGCGCACCAGAAAGGCCCTGACTGTCTCGCCAGACGCAGGTCGTGAATCGCGGTGTCTTCTTGGGCGAGGTATTTCTGGTAAGATGTTGCGGGAGAGGTGGGGCAAATCTCCATGA
- a CDS encoding IS256 family transposase, producing MSKNNAGWLGTPGAISDSLTELLRQGARGLIEKAVEAELQLLLDQYENVTDLAGRKTVVRNGYLPEREVLTALGPVAVRVPKVRDRSGGGVKFNSALVPPYVRKAKRVEAALPWLYLRGISTGDMREALSVLLGEDAKGLSPSVVSRLKAQWSEAYEAWNQRDLSQEHYVYVWADGIYSTLRGEDDRLCLLILIGVNEQGEKRLLALSDGYRESKASWRSVIQDLQARGLKAAPQLAIGDGALGFWAALDEVWPHTRCQRCWVHKTANVLNELPKSIQGKAKAGLHEIWMAETKAQAGKAFDRFVRHFGAKYPKAVDKLVKDRAALLTFYDFPAEHWIHIRTTNPIESSFATIRHRTTRTKNCVPRNALLGLVFQLALTAEKSWRKLRGFKRLPEVVQGIIRTG from the coding sequence ATGAGTAAAAATAACGCAGGTTGGTTGGGAACTCCAGGGGCGATCAGCGATTCGCTGACGGAGTTGCTACGGCAAGGTGCCCGGGGGTTGATCGAAAAGGCGGTAGAGGCGGAATTGCAACTGTTGCTGGATCAGTATGAGAACGTGACCGATCTGGCCGGACGGAAGACGGTGGTCCGCAATGGTTACCTGCCGGAGCGGGAGGTGCTGACGGCGTTGGGGCCAGTAGCCGTCCGGGTACCGAAGGTGCGCGATCGTTCGGGTGGTGGGGTCAAGTTCAATTCCGCTTTGGTGCCGCCCTATGTCCGTAAGGCCAAACGGGTGGAAGCGGCATTGCCTTGGTTGTACTTGCGCGGTATTTCGACGGGCGACATGCGGGAAGCCCTGTCGGTGTTGCTTGGTGAAGACGCCAAAGGCCTGTCGCCTTCGGTGGTGAGTCGGCTCAAGGCGCAATGGTCGGAAGCCTATGAGGCCTGGAACCAACGTGATCTCTCCCAGGAGCACTACGTCTATGTGTGGGCGGACGGTATTTATTCGACGCTGCGCGGGGAGGACGACCGTCTGTGCCTGCTGATCCTGATCGGGGTCAACGAGCAGGGCGAGAAGCGGTTGCTGGCGCTATCCGACGGTTACCGGGAGTCCAAGGCTTCCTGGCGCAGCGTCATCCAGGACTTGCAGGCACGCGGTCTGAAGGCGGCGCCGCAGTTGGCGATCGGTGACGGCGCCTTGGGTTTCTGGGCGGCCTTGGACGAGGTCTGGCCACACACCCGCTGCCAACGCTGCTGGGTGCACAAGACGGCCAATGTGCTCAATGAACTGCCAAAATCCATTCAGGGCAAGGCCAAGGCGGGCCTCCATGAGATCTGGATGGCCGAAACCAAAGCCCAAGCCGGAAAGGCGTTCGACCGCTTTGTGCGCCACTTCGGCGCCAAGTATCCCAAGGCGGTGGACAAGCTGGTCAAGGACCGGGCGGCCCTGTTGACCTTTTACGACTTTCCGGCCGAGCACTGGATTCACATTCGGACGACCAACCCCATCGAATCGAGCTTCGCCACGATCCGTCATCGGACCACCCGGACCAAGAACTGCGTGCCCCGGAATGCGCTGTTGGGCCTGGTATTCCAACTGGCACTGACGGCGGAGAAAAGCTGGCGCAAGCTGCGCGGGTTCAAGCGCCTGCCGGAGGTCGTCCAGGGTATAATCAGGACGGGATAG
- a CDS encoding thioredoxin domain-containing protein, with protein MLNRLSAPITAVFLAMGLPASAELNPGHQVDASVDIIIGEDDATHELIVYFSPGCPGCIVLHSTVQDIYERYIDQGRLRIVYRQVPQYYHRSGNDQLAEERSDWMARWLQCTYTTGGPEGFDAASDVFISYAMASNRRFQGRETTWPAITNARNFSFRSLLQERGVYTDPDQPACDAERARDIFARNVVLLDQTAGEDRSRVRAPMLILDGRWLDEVLAGGDLNRIRNVLELHISSMFPGGDQ; from the coding sequence ATGCTGAACCGCCTGAGCGCCCCGATCACCGCCGTATTCCTGGCCATGGGACTACCCGCATCCGCCGAACTGAACCCCGGCCACCAGGTTGATGCGAGCGTGGATATCATCATCGGGGAAGATGACGCGACACACGAACTGATCGTGTATTTTTCGCCGGGTTGTCCGGGCTGCATCGTCCTGCACAGCACGGTGCAGGATATCTACGAGCGGTACATCGATCAGGGACGCCTTCGCATCGTTTATCGGCAGGTCCCGCAATATTACCATCGCAGCGGCAATGACCAGCTTGCCGAAGAGCGCAGTGACTGGATGGCGCGCTGGCTGCAATGCACCTACACGACAGGCGGGCCGGAAGGCTTCGATGCCGCGTCGGACGTGTTCATCTCCTACGCCATGGCCAGCAACCGCCGCTTTCAGGGGCGCGAGACCACATGGCCCGCCATTACCAATGCCCGCAACTTCTCGTTCCGCAGCCTGTTGCAGGAGCGCGGCGTCTATACCGATCCCGACCAGCCAGCCTGTGATGCGGAACGCGCGCGAGACATCTTTGCCCGCAATGTCGTCCTTCTGGATCAAACGGCAGGGGAGGACAGGAGCCGCGTCCGTGCGCCGATGCTGATACTGGATGGCAGATGGCTGGACGAGGTACTGGCTGGCGGCGACCTGAACCGCATCCGCAATGTCCTTGAACTCCATATCTCCAGCATGTTCCCCGGAGGCGACCAATGA
- a CDS encoding AbrB/MazE/SpoVT family DNA-binding domain-containing protein produces MSTTLTRKGQVTIPKPIRDLLGLEPGSAVDFKVTDEGQVLLIPAETKKSASRFAALRGAATVKMSTDEIMALPRGED; encoded by the coding sequence ATGAGTACAACACTGACCCGCAAGGGACAAGTCACCATTCCTAAACCCATTCGGGATCTGCTAGGACTGGAACCCGGCAGCGCGGTGGATTTCAAGGTCACGGACGAAGGACAGGTACTCCTTATCCCCGCCGAAACCAAGAAATCCGCGAGCCGCTTTGCCGCTCTCCGCGGTGCCGCCACGGTCAAAATGAGCACGGATGAGATCATGGCCCTGCCCCGCGGCGAAGATTGA
- a CDS encoding PadR family transcriptional regulator, with the protein MHDPTPVKLSLTETVIAELLRQSAKPLFGLELVRRSPPGELQLKKGTIYVTLERMEKKGLVTSELETAPPSHVKEGDFYIPRRMYRLTSRGLDALAATKAMLGQYYDFLLGS; encoded by the coding sequence ATGCACGATCCAACTCCCGTCAAACTCAGCCTGACCGAAACGGTGATTGCGGAGCTGCTTCGGCAGAGCGCAAAGCCCCTGTTCGGACTCGAGCTGGTGCGCCGCTCGCCGCCGGGCGAACTGCAGTTGAAAAAGGGAACGATTTACGTGACGCTGGAACGCATGGAAAAGAAAGGTTTGGTCACTTCGGAACTGGAAACCGCACCGCCGTCACACGTCAAGGAAGGAGATTTCTACATTCCCCGGCGAATGTATAGGCTGACGTCCCGCGGACTCGACGCCCTCGCCGCGACGAAAGCGATGCTAGGCCAATATTACGATTTCCTGCTGGGGTCATGA
- a CDS encoding H-NS histone family protein has protein sequence MAKIDLDKLDLDELKTLQKDVARAIDQYEAKKRKEALDAVEALAREKGFSLSELTGAAPAKKGKAPLPPKYRHPENPALTWSGRGRQPAWIKEGLEAGKSLDDYLIGK, from the coding sequence ATGGCAAAGATCGACCTCGACAAGCTCGACCTGGACGAACTGAAAACACTCCAGAAGGATGTTGCCAGAGCGATTGACCAGTATGAGGCCAAAAAGCGAAAAGAGGCACTGGACGCTGTTGAAGCGCTGGCGCGCGAGAAGGGCTTTAGCCTCTCCGAACTGACCGGAGCCGCGCCTGCGAAAAAAGGCAAGGCACCACTTCCGCCAAAGTACCGCCATCCCGAAAACCCCGCCCTCACATGGAGTGGACGCGGACGGCAGCCTGCCTGGATCAAGGAAGGGCTGGAAGCCGGGAAGTCTCTGGATGATTACCTGATTGGAAAATGA
- a CDS encoding type I secretion C-terminal target domain-containing protein produces MAFDITGKAADIVNNDDADATGSSSYRNLRIYEEADPLFDSVYAGTSGENVFTFDEMPNTSRVYKIENFNGVEDVLDLSSLLDPITSAITDFVQITDDGTDSFVAVDTDGGGDSFVQIAMLTGVTGLTDEEALEAGGNLIAA; encoded by the coding sequence ATGGCTTTCGATATCACGGGCAAAGCGGCTGATATCGTCAATAATGACGATGCGGATGCTACCGGCAGCAGTTCATACAGAAATCTCCGTATCTACGAAGAAGCTGACCCGCTATTTGACAGTGTCTATGCGGGAACCTCCGGTGAAAACGTATTCACGTTCGATGAAATGCCCAATACCAGCCGTGTTTACAAGATCGAGAATTTCAACGGTGTGGAAGATGTTCTGGATTTATCGAGCCTGCTAGACCCTATTACAAGCGCTATCACGGATTTCGTTCAAATCACTGATGATGGCACGGATTCTTTTGTCGCTGTAGATACAGATGGTGGTGGCGACAGCTTTGTTCAGATCGCAATGCTGACTGGCGTGACGGGCCTCACGGACGAAGAGGCACTGGAAGCTGGCGGCAACCTGATCGCGGCGTAA
- a CDS encoding DNA cytosine methyltransferase encodes MRQENNTNLFIDIFAGCGGLSLGLIRAGWKCAFAIEKNCDAFSTYKHNLLDGKYATSFDWPIWLERTAHDIDELLESHRKDLLALRGKVELIAGGASMPGFLICWQTTARRPQEQAF; translated from the coding sequence ATGAGGCAGGAAAATAATACAAATCTATTTATCGACATTTTCGCCGGATGCGGCGGACTTTCCCTAGGGCTAATACGCGCGGGATGGAAATGTGCGTTTGCAATAGAGAAAAATTGCGATGCATTTTCGACCTATAAACACAATCTATTAGACGGAAAATACGCGACCAGCTTTGACTGGCCGATTTGGTTGGAACGCACCGCGCACGACATAGACGAACTTCTGGAAAGCCACAGAAAAGACCTTTTGGCGCTTCGGGGGAAGGTTGAATTGATTGCGGGGGGGGCCTCCATGCCAGGGTTTCTCATCTGCTGGCAGACGACAGCACGACGACCCCAGGAACAAGCTTTTTGA
- the tadA gene encoding tRNA adenosine(34) deaminase TadA has translation MIKWDPLSVTPSDEDWMRHALALAKRAGDMGEVPVGAVLVKDDMLIAEGWNCPIGTNDPTAHAEIMALRTAGARLGNYRLVDTVLYVTLEPCVMCIGAIVHARVKRLVFGAPDAKRGAVCSALQLADAEFLNHKVEYRPGVLEEDCSCLLRQFFKERR, from the coding sequence ATGATCAAATGGGATCCCTTATCCGTGACACCGAGCGACGAAGACTGGATGCGCCACGCCCTGGCGCTCGCCAAACGGGCCGGCGACATGGGCGAAGTGCCGGTGGGCGCGGTGCTGGTAAAGGATGACATGCTGATCGCCGAGGGCTGGAACTGCCCGATCGGCACGAACGATCCCACTGCCCATGCCGAGATCATGGCACTTCGGACAGCCGGTGCGCGACTCGGCAACTACCGCTTGGTCGACACCGTTCTTTACGTGACCCTGGAGCCCTGCGTGATGTGCATCGGCGCCATCGTTCACGCTCGCGTGAAGCGGCTGGTATTCGGTGCTCCGGATGCCAAACGGGGTGCCGTCTGCAGTGCCTTGCAGCTGGCCGATGCGGAATTTCTCAACCATAAGGTCGAATACCGGCCCGGCGTTCTGGAGGAGGACTGCAGCTGCCTCCTCAGACAGTTCTTTAAAGAAAGACGTTAA
- a CDS encoding IS110 family RNA-guided transposase, whose protein sequence is MTFTPIGIDIAKAKFDAAALRNGKYKTKVFQNTPEGFKAFLAWLQAFPAPHVCLEATGRYGEGLALFLVDHGLAVSVVNPAQIHAFGKAELSRTKTDKTDAKLIARFCHSQRPLLWQPPPPAVRPLQALVRRLESLLEMRQMEKNRLDGADPTVRPSIEAVLATLDAEIAATQKRIREHIDHDPDLRQRRDLIDTIPGLSDATIPVLLAALGDVHRFENARSVAAFAGLSPKEHQSGKWKGHTRLSKTGDALLRKALYMPAIVARRHNPLIRAFCERLKAQGKNGKLIVGAAMRKLLVLAYGVLKSGQPFNPNHGLAS, encoded by the coding sequence ATGACGTTCACCCCCATCGGTATCGACATCGCCAAAGCCAAGTTCGACGCCGCCGCGCTCCGCAACGGCAAGTACAAAACCAAGGTCTTCCAGAACACGCCCGAAGGGTTTAAGGCGTTCCTGGCCTGGCTGCAGGCCTTCCCAGCGCCCCACGTGTGCCTGGAGGCCACCGGCCGCTATGGTGAGGGCTTGGCCCTGTTCCTGGTCGACCACGGCCTCGCCGTCAGCGTGGTCAACCCCGCCCAAATCCACGCCTTCGGCAAAGCCGAACTGAGCCGCACCAAGACCGACAAGACCGATGCCAAGCTCATCGCCCGCTTCTGTCACAGCCAAAGACCTCTGCTCTGGCAGCCGCCTCCGCCGGCCGTGCGCCCATTACAAGCGCTGGTCCGTCGGCTCGAGAGCCTCCTCGAGATGCGGCAGATGGAAAAAAACCGCCTGGACGGGGCCGATCCCACCGTACGCCCCTCCATCGAAGCCGTGCTCGCCACCCTCGATGCCGAGATCGCCGCGACCCAAAAGCGCATCCGGGAGCACATCGACCATGATCCGGACCTCCGCCAACGGCGTGACCTGATCGACACCATTCCCGGTTTGAGCGACGCCACCATCCCGGTGCTGCTGGCCGCCCTGGGCGACGTTCACCGCTTCGAAAACGCGCGCAGCGTCGCCGCCTTTGCCGGCCTCTCGCCCAAAGAGCACCAGTCCGGAAAATGGAAAGGCCACACCCGTCTATCCAAAACCGGCGATGCCTTGCTCCGCAAAGCCCTTTACATGCCGGCCATCGTCGCCCGGCGCCATAACCCACTGATCCGCGCCTTCTGCGAACGCCTTAAAGCCCAAGGCAAGAACGGCAAACTCATCGTGGGCGCCGCCATGCGCAAGCTCCTCGTCCTCGCCTACGGCGTCCTCAAATCCGGTCAACCGTTCAATCCCAATCATGGGCTTGCATCGTGA